A window of Asterias rubens chromosome 22, eAstRub1.3, whole genome shotgun sequence contains these coding sequences:
- the LOC117305135 gene encoding ecdysone-induced protein 78C-like isoform X3, with protein sequence MVLTCSSQSCGSEHQNGTITALATSSDVLQKPMSTQQSPSPMQPPVPQNSCCLVCGDKSSGFHYGVLACEGCKGFFRRSSKRDKEYTCRHGNGHCTIGRMNRNRCQHCRFKKCLAVGMSREAVRYGRVPQRTKVKGSGATSNRKKSTDSEYGASDGDDIPHLPQPPINGQTYDLSTIPPSGDSLRLKQAEMYDLVSTVSYAFRMTCMYTQNNTPYLRDFTFTQDNCQLSSSNNDGMDLIGRRTWLQLAELLDQAVSGQVEFAKAIPGFRNLSQDDQLLLLKASFFELWVIRVSPLVMAMSPTNGALHGMGAQATPLTSPSGGSVLWQQLCQLLSRDLFGMMSTFAHELNQLFLLETEVSLFASSLLTARDIPGLANPTLVAELQDQLFEALRIQVEGNHPPSNPPFISTLVNKVHVLRRIGAMHRDYVMGCVQRWPDLCSSLPALYAEMMDISMQ encoded by the exons ATGGTTCTTACGTGTAGTTCACAGAGTTGtg GTAGCGAGCACCAGAATGGTACAATAACTGCTCTGGCAACAAGTAGTGACGTACTACAGAAACCAATGTCAACACAACAATCCCCCTCGCCGATGCAACCACCAGTACCTCAAAACTCATGCTGTTTAGTATGTGGCGATAAATCATCAGGTTTTCATTATGGTGTGTTAGCTTGTGAAGGGTGTAAG GGCTTTTTTAGAAGGAGCAGCAAGCGTGACAAAGAATACACATGTCGCCATGGCAACGGGCATTGTACAATTGGGAGAATGAATAGAAATCGCTGTCAACATTGCCGCTTCAAGAAATGTCTGGCTGTCGGAATGTCAAGAGAAG CTGTTCGATATGGTCGAGTCCCACAGAggacaaaggtcaaaggttccGGTGCCACATCCAATCGGAAGAAGAGTACAGACTCCGAGTACGGAGCCAGCGACGGCGACGACATTCCACATTTGCCTCAACCACCGATCAACGGACAGACTTATGATCTATCAACGATTCCGCCTAGTGGAGATTCGTTAAGACTCAAACAAGCCGAGATGTATGATTTAGTTAGTACAGTGTCTTACGCATTCCGTATGACATGTATGTACACACAGAACAACACACCTTACCTCAGAGATTTCACTTTCACTCAG GATAACTGCCAGCTTTCTTCAAGCAACAATGATGGGATGGATCTGATCGGCCGACGGACGTGGCTCCAGCTCGCTGAGCTTCTCGACCAGGCAGTCAGCGGACAAGTAGAATTTGCCAAAGCTATTCCTGGATTCCGTAATCTATCTCAAGATGACCAGCTTCTACTTCTCAAAGCTAGTTTCTTTGAGTTGTGGGTTATACGAGTCTCACCACTCGTTATGGCTATGAGTCCAACGAACGGAGCTTTGCATGGTATGGGTGCCCAGGCAACTCCACTAACCAGTCCATCGGGAGGCTCGGTGCTATGGCAACAACTTTGTCAGTTACTATCTAGAGATCTGTTTGGGATGATGTCTACGTTTGCTCATGAGTTAAATCAGTTGTTTCTTTTAGAGACTGAAGTTTCGTTGTTTGCTTCTTCTCTTTTGACTGCAAGAG ATATACCAGGTCTGGCCAACCCGACCCTTGTTGCAGAGTTACAAGACCAGCTGTTTGAAGCACTTCGTATCCAGGTGGAAGGGAACCACCCTCCTAGCAACCCGCCCTTCATCAGCACTCTGGTGAACAAGGTTCACGTCTTGAGGCGTATTGGAGCTATGCATCGTGACTATGTTATGGGATGCGTGCAACGTTGGCCTGATCTGTGTTCCAGTCTACCCGCCCTCTATGCTGAGATGATGGATATAAGTATGCAGTAA
- the LOC117305135 gene encoding ecdysone-induced protein 78C-like isoform X1, translating into MVLTCSSQSCGSEHQNGTITALATSSDVLQKPMSTQQSPSPMQPPVPQNSCCLVCGDKSSGFHYGVLACEGCKGFFRRSSKRDKEYTCRHGNGHCTIGRMNRNRCQHCRFKKCLAVGMSREGNCKTVRYGRVPQRTKVKGSGATSNRKKSTDSEYGASDGDDIPHLPQPPINGQTYDLSTIPPSGDSLRLKQAEMYDLVSTVSYAFRMTCMYTQNNTPYLRDFTFTQDNCQLSSSNNDGMDLIGRRTWLQLAELLDQAVSGQVEFAKAIPGFRNLSQDDQLLLLKASFFELWVIRVSPLVMAMSPTNGALHGMGAQATPLTSPSGGSVLWQQLCQLLSRDLFGMMSTFAHELNQLFLLETEVSLFASSLLTARDIPGLANPTLVAELQDQLFEALRIQVEGNHPPSNPPFISTLVNKVHVLRRIGAMHRDYVMGCVQRWPDLCSSLPALYAEMMDISMQ; encoded by the exons ATGGTTCTTACGTGTAGTTCACAGAGTTGtg GTAGCGAGCACCAGAATGGTACAATAACTGCTCTGGCAACAAGTAGTGACGTACTACAGAAACCAATGTCAACACAACAATCCCCCTCGCCGATGCAACCACCAGTACCTCAAAACTCATGCTGTTTAGTATGTGGCGATAAATCATCAGGTTTTCATTATGGTGTGTTAGCTTGTGAAGGGTGTAAG GGCTTTTTTAGAAGGAGCAGCAAGCGTGACAAAGAATACACATGTCGCCATGGCAACGGGCATTGTACAATTGGGAGAATGAATAGAAATCGCTGTCAACATTGCCGCTTCAAGAAATGTCTGGCTGTCGGAATGTCAAGAGAAGGTAACTGTAAGA CTGTTCGATATGGTCGAGTCCCACAGAggacaaaggtcaaaggttccGGTGCCACATCCAATCGGAAGAAGAGTACAGACTCCGAGTACGGAGCCAGCGACGGCGACGACATTCCACATTTGCCTCAACCACCGATCAACGGACAGACTTATGATCTATCAACGATTCCGCCTAGTGGAGATTCGTTAAGACTCAAACAAGCCGAGATGTATGATTTAGTTAGTACAGTGTCTTACGCATTCCGTATGACATGTATGTACACACAGAACAACACACCTTACCTCAGAGATTTCACTTTCACTCAG GATAACTGCCAGCTTTCTTCAAGCAACAATGATGGGATGGATCTGATCGGCCGACGGACGTGGCTCCAGCTCGCTGAGCTTCTCGACCAGGCAGTCAGCGGACAAGTAGAATTTGCCAAAGCTATTCCTGGATTCCGTAATCTATCTCAAGATGACCAGCTTCTACTTCTCAAAGCTAGTTTCTTTGAGTTGTGGGTTATACGAGTCTCACCACTCGTTATGGCTATGAGTCCAACGAACGGAGCTTTGCATGGTATGGGTGCCCAGGCAACTCCACTAACCAGTCCATCGGGAGGCTCGGTGCTATGGCAACAACTTTGTCAGTTACTATCTAGAGATCTGTTTGGGATGATGTCTACGTTTGCTCATGAGTTAAATCAGTTGTTTCTTTTAGAGACTGAAGTTTCGTTGTTTGCTTCTTCTCTTTTGACTGCAAGAG ATATACCAGGTCTGGCCAACCCGACCCTTGTTGCAGAGTTACAAGACCAGCTGTTTGAAGCACTTCGTATCCAGGTGGAAGGGAACCACCCTCCTAGCAACCCGCCCTTCATCAGCACTCTGGTGAACAAGGTTCACGTCTTGAGGCGTATTGGAGCTATGCATCGTGACTATGTTATGGGATGCGTGCAACGTTGGCCTGATCTGTGTTCCAGTCTACCCGCCCTCTATGCTGAGATGATGGATATAAGTATGCAGTAA
- the LOC117305135 gene encoding ecdysone-induced protein 78C-like isoform X2, which produces MVLTCSSQSCGSEHQNGTITALATSSDVLQKPMSTQQSPSPMQPPVPQNSCCLVCGDKSSGFHYGVLACEGCKGFFRRSSKRDKEYTCRHGNGHCTIGRMNRNRCQHCRFKKCLAVGMSREGNSVRYGRVPQRTKVKGSGATSNRKKSTDSEYGASDGDDIPHLPQPPINGQTYDLSTIPPSGDSLRLKQAEMYDLVSTVSYAFRMTCMYTQNNTPYLRDFTFTQDNCQLSSSNNDGMDLIGRRTWLQLAELLDQAVSGQVEFAKAIPGFRNLSQDDQLLLLKASFFELWVIRVSPLVMAMSPTNGALHGMGAQATPLTSPSGGSVLWQQLCQLLSRDLFGMMSTFAHELNQLFLLETEVSLFASSLLTARDIPGLANPTLVAELQDQLFEALRIQVEGNHPPSNPPFISTLVNKVHVLRRIGAMHRDYVMGCVQRWPDLCSSLPALYAEMMDISMQ; this is translated from the exons ATGGTTCTTACGTGTAGTTCACAGAGTTGtg GTAGCGAGCACCAGAATGGTACAATAACTGCTCTGGCAACAAGTAGTGACGTACTACAGAAACCAATGTCAACACAACAATCCCCCTCGCCGATGCAACCACCAGTACCTCAAAACTCATGCTGTTTAGTATGTGGCGATAAATCATCAGGTTTTCATTATGGTGTGTTAGCTTGTGAAGGGTGTAAG GGCTTTTTTAGAAGGAGCAGCAAGCGTGACAAAGAATACACATGTCGCCATGGCAACGGGCATTGTACAATTGGGAGAATGAATAGAAATCGCTGTCAACATTGCCGCTTCAAGAAATGTCTGGCTGTCGGAATGTCAAGAGAAGGTAACT CTGTTCGATATGGTCGAGTCCCACAGAggacaaaggtcaaaggttccGGTGCCACATCCAATCGGAAGAAGAGTACAGACTCCGAGTACGGAGCCAGCGACGGCGACGACATTCCACATTTGCCTCAACCACCGATCAACGGACAGACTTATGATCTATCAACGATTCCGCCTAGTGGAGATTCGTTAAGACTCAAACAAGCCGAGATGTATGATTTAGTTAGTACAGTGTCTTACGCATTCCGTATGACATGTATGTACACACAGAACAACACACCTTACCTCAGAGATTTCACTTTCACTCAG GATAACTGCCAGCTTTCTTCAAGCAACAATGATGGGATGGATCTGATCGGCCGACGGACGTGGCTCCAGCTCGCTGAGCTTCTCGACCAGGCAGTCAGCGGACAAGTAGAATTTGCCAAAGCTATTCCTGGATTCCGTAATCTATCTCAAGATGACCAGCTTCTACTTCTCAAAGCTAGTTTCTTTGAGTTGTGGGTTATACGAGTCTCACCACTCGTTATGGCTATGAGTCCAACGAACGGAGCTTTGCATGGTATGGGTGCCCAGGCAACTCCACTAACCAGTCCATCGGGAGGCTCGGTGCTATGGCAACAACTTTGTCAGTTACTATCTAGAGATCTGTTTGGGATGATGTCTACGTTTGCTCATGAGTTAAATCAGTTGTTTCTTTTAGAGACTGAAGTTTCGTTGTTTGCTTCTTCTCTTTTGACTGCAAGAG ATATACCAGGTCTGGCCAACCCGACCCTTGTTGCAGAGTTACAAGACCAGCTGTTTGAAGCACTTCGTATCCAGGTGGAAGGGAACCACCCTCCTAGCAACCCGCCCTTCATCAGCACTCTGGTGAACAAGGTTCACGTCTTGAGGCGTATTGGAGCTATGCATCGTGACTATGTTATGGGATGCGTGCAACGTTGGCCTGATCTGTGTTCCAGTCTACCCGCCCTCTATGCTGAGATGATGGATATAAGTATGCAGTAA